The Miscanthus floridulus cultivar M001 chromosome 17, ASM1932011v1, whole genome shotgun sequence genome has a window encoding:
- the LOC136517628 gene encoding nudix hydrolase 9-like codes for MAGPASASASAADPGTAFKILLSCPDGLPRSRVLVKFDRSFDRIPHPDGALEESISEIWNQSLQQNPSLYSGTKFRYGGNALHYKDGSNHGHEYCVSLHLGLTDYRTFVGTNLNPSWEKFLVPSEDDSVRCQHMSDPLGNGAIVETSDEKIIVLQRSYNVVDFPEYYVFPGGHSEPQEIGIMGHQTDGDFACLTERVSQEMFDGIIREVVEETGVPASSLTDPVFIGVSRREVNVRSTVFFFTKCNIDSSGVNELYSRAQDGYESTKLYAVSVEELQGMRQRMPGCHNGGIALYESMRNAAKKS; via the exons ATGGCCGGCCCCgcttccgcctccgcctccgccgcagaTCCGGGCACGGCGTTCAAGATACTCCTCTCCTGCCCCGACGGCCTCCCTCGCTCCCGC GTCTTGGTTAAGTTTGATCGGTCATTCGACAGGATTCCCCATCCTGATGGAGCCTTGGAGGAATCTATAAGTGAG ATATGGAACCAAAGCCTTCAGCAGAACCCATCTCTATACAGCGGTACAAAGTTTCGG TACGGAGGAAATGCCTTGCACTACAAAGATGGCTCAAATCATGGTCATGAGTACTGTGTCTCACTTCATTTGGGTCTCACAGACTACAG GACATTTGTGGGAACAAATCTCAATCCATCGTGGGAGAAATTTTTGGTTCCATCTGAAG ATGATTCTGTACGTTGCCAACACATGTCAGATCCACTGGGCAATGGTGCTATAGTTGAAACATCTGACGAAAAGATTATTGTATTGCAAAGGAGTTACAatgtggtggactttccagaatACTATGTTTTCCCTGGAGGACACTCGGAG CCACAAGAAATTGGAATTATGGGTCATCAAACTGATGGAGACTTTGCTTGTCTCACTGAACGAGTTTCACAAGAAATGTTTGACGGAATCATCCGTGAAGTTGTTGAGGAAACTGGAGTTCCTGCTAGCTCCCTA ACCGATCCTGTGTTCATTGGAGTTTCTCGCCGAGAAGTTAATGTTAGGTCAACTGTATTCTTTTTTACAAAATGTAACATTGACTCCAGTGGCGTAAATGAGCTTTATTCTAGAGCTCAAGATGGCTATGAATCTACTAAACTGTATGCAGTATCTGTG GAAGAGCTACAAGGAATGAGGCAGCGAATGCCTGGCTGCCACAATGGTGGTATTGCTCTATATGAATCGATGAGGAATGCTGCCAAAAAATCGTGA